In Planococcus sp. MB-3u-03, the DNA window AAAAGCAATACTTGGCACAGCCACCCTACTGGAAGCGCAAGGCATGATCAATTCCGGACAGTAACTCTTTCAGCCACGGAAGGCATTTGGCAGTCGCTGTTCCATAGCTTTTGCATAGCTTTTCCATAGCTTTTCCATAGCTTTTCCATAGCTTTTCCATAGCTTTTCCATAAACGCAAAAACCGCCATCCGGAACTTACCGGATGGCGGTTTTCAATTATGCAGCTACCGTAACATTTTCTTCAGCAAGCCGACGAGGATCGCTGTTACAAATGAACCGGCGAGGATAGCAACCAAGTACGTCAAGATGCTTGCCGCTCCCCGTCCACCAGACCGATGACGAATACGCCGCCGTGTGGTGCACGAAGCCCGATATCGAATAGCATGACGAGCGCTCCGGTCGTTGCCGCTCCTGCAACCGCTGACGGGATGACCCGCGCCGGATCGGCTGCAGCAAACGGGATAACGCCTTCGGTGATGAAACTAGCGCCGAGAACATACGCGGTCTTACCAGCTTCGCGTTCTGTCTTGGTGAATTTCTTCTTTGAACATCGTCGTTGCAATGGCCAGTCCAAGCGGTGGGACCATGCCCGCTGCCATGACCGTTGCCATGAAATTGAAGTTCTGTGCATCAAGCATGGCGATGCCGAACGTGTAAAAGCCGCCTTGTTGACAGGGCCGCCCATATCGACTGCCATCATGCCGCCAAGCAAAAGTCCTACAAGGACCAAGTTGGTTCCGCCAAGCCCTTCAAGGAATGCTGAAATCCCTGTGTAAATTTGTGTTAATGGCGGGTTGATCAGCATCATGACAACCCCGGTGATGAGGATACTGAAGACCGGATAGAACAGCACCGGTTTCAATCCTTCAAGACTTTGTGGAATGACAGCGAATACTTTTTCACCAACAGCGTGACATAACCGGCAAGGAAACCGGCAATCAAGCCGCCAAGGAA includes these proteins:
- a CDS encoding fructose-specific PTS transporter subunit EIIC codes for the protein MLFYPVFSILITGVVMMLINPPLTQIYTGISAFLEGLGGTNLVLVGLLLGGMMAVDMGGPVNKAAFTRSASPCLMHRTSISWQRSWQRAWSHRLDWPLQRRCSKKKFTKTEREAGKTAYVLGASFITEGVIPFAAADPARVIPSAVAGAATTGALVMLFDIGLRAPHGGVFVIGLVDGERQAS